One stretch of Rhodopirellula halodulae DNA includes these proteins:
- the acuI gene encoding acrylyl-CoA reductase (NADPH), protein MRGVLVEKSDAGVNATLQGIDEQQLPDGDVTVRVEWSSFNYKDVLAITGKAPVIRSFPMVPGIDLAGVVEVSKNPSIIAGQKVVLTGWGVGETHWGGYAEKARLNSDWLVALPEGLSTRQSMAIGTAGFTAMLCVMALEDGGVSPDDGPILVTGAGGGVGSVAISVLANLGYEVAAVSGRSDAEGYLKELGAGEILPRSEFSEPGKPLAKERWAGAVDVVGSHTLANICASTKYGGVVTACGLAGGMDLPATVAPFILRGVTLAGIDSVYCPTSKRQKAWQRLLQDLDLDKLERMTNEIALDDVVPTAQNWGDSKHRGRVVVRVNG, encoded by the coding sequence ATGAGAGGCGTATTGGTTGAGAAGAGCGACGCTGGGGTGAATGCGACGCTGCAAGGCATCGACGAACAGCAGTTGCCCGATGGCGACGTGACCGTGCGAGTGGAATGGTCCAGCTTCAACTACAAAGACGTGCTGGCGATCACCGGAAAGGCTCCCGTGATTCGATCGTTCCCCATGGTGCCGGGAATCGATTTGGCCGGTGTCGTGGAAGTCAGCAAGAACCCCTCGATCATTGCAGGACAAAAAGTGGTTCTGACCGGATGGGGCGTCGGCGAAACGCATTGGGGCGGTTACGCCGAGAAGGCACGTTTGAATTCGGATTGGTTGGTCGCGTTGCCGGAGGGATTGTCGACCCGTCAGTCCATGGCGATCGGGACCGCCGGGTTCACCGCGATGTTGTGCGTGATGGCTTTGGAAGACGGAGGCGTTTCGCCGGACGACGGACCGATCTTGGTGACGGGGGCCGGTGGGGGCGTGGGCAGTGTCGCGATCAGTGTGCTGGCAAACCTTGGTTACGAGGTCGCGGCGGTGTCTGGACGTTCGGATGCAGAGGGCTATTTGAAAGAACTTGGAGCTGGCGAAATTCTGCCGCGGTCAGAGTTTTCCGAGCCTGGTAAGCCGCTGGCCAAAGAACGCTGGGCCGGGGCCGTGGATGTTGTCGGAAGTCACACGCTCGCCAATATCTGTGCCTCGACCAAGTACGGCGGCGTGGTCACCGCATGTGGACTGGCCGGAGGAATGGATCTGCCCGCGACGGTGGCCCCGTTCATCTTGCGAGGCGTGACGCTCGCTGGGATCGACAGTGTTTACTGTCCAACGTCGAAGCGTCAAAAAGCCTGGCAACGTCTGCTACAGGATTTGGACTTGGACAAGTTGGAACGAATGACCAACGAGATTGCTTTGGACGACGTGGTCCCCACCGCCCAGAATTGGGGCGACAGCAAACATCGCGGACGCGTGGTCGTTCGCGTCAACGGGTGA